In Acidobacteriota bacterium, a genomic segment contains:
- a CDS encoding MBL fold metallo-hydrolase, with protein MRVRFLGTGTSHGVPMIGCRCQVCRSPDPRDARLRPSILVELAPGCHVLVDTSTDLRQQALRYGVERVDAILFTHSHADHILGLDETRRYNALMGGALPIYGDRRTIDDLRRSFGYVFDAPEEVGGGVPRLVPFVVAGPFCLGPAEVVPVPIWHGPRTILGYRFGRFAYLTDCNGIPDTSWPLLERLDTVVIGALRHRPHPTHFTVAEAVEAATRIGARRTLLTHLCHDLGHAETSAALPPGVELAYDGLELECPAG; from the coding sequence GTGAGGGTCCGGTTCCTCGGCACCGGCACCTCGCACGGCGTCCCGATGATCGGCTGCCGTTGTCAGGTGTGCCGGTCGCCGGATCCGCGCGACGCCCGCCTGCGTCCGTCTATCCTCGTCGAGCTCGCCCCCGGCTGCCACGTGCTGGTCGATACGTCGACGGACCTGCGGCAGCAGGCGCTCCGGTACGGCGTCGAGCGGGTCGATGCCATCCTCTTCACGCACAGTCACGCCGATCACATCCTCGGCCTCGACGAGACGCGTCGCTACAACGCGCTGATGGGCGGCGCCCTGCCGATCTATGGCGACCGGCGGACCATCGACGACCTGCGGCGGTCGTTCGGGTACGTGTTCGATGCGCCCGAGGAGGTCGGCGGCGGCGTGCCGAGGCTCGTGCCCTTCGTGGTGGCGGGGCCGTTCTGCCTCGGGCCGGCCGAGGTCGTGCCCGTGCCCATCTGGCACGGGCCGCGGACGATCCTGGGCTACCGGTTCGGCCGGTTCGCCTACCTCACCGACTGCAACGGCATTCCCGACACGTCGTGGCCGCTGCTCGAGCGACTCGACACGGTGGTGATCGGCGCGCTGCGCCACCGCCCGCACCCGACGCACTTCACCGTAGCCGAGGCGGTCGAGGCGGCCACCCGTATCGGCGCGCGCCGCACGCTGCTCACGCACCTCTGCCACGACCTCGGTCATGCGGAAACCTCGGCGGCGTTGCCACCAGGTGTCGAGCTGGCCTACGACGGGCTGGAGCTGGAGTGTCCCGCAGGCTGA
- the cysS gene encoding cysteine--tRNA ligase, protein MRLYNTLSRHEETFVPGDGRTVRLYACGLTVYARGHVGNFRTFVAVDVLRRVLKHWEGYDVRHVMNFTDVDDRTIAESQKAGVPLREYTGRFIEAFREDAAALGLEPVEESPRATDEANLQAMADMVLALEARGHTYRSEGSVYFRIATLADYGKLVRLDHEGIKPGARIDADKYDKENARDFVLWKATKAGEPTWDYGCGPGRPGWHIECSAMARRLLGDTIDIHAGGVDLIFPHHENEIAQSEGATGKPFARFWFHVEHLILDDGEKMSKSLGNIFVVRDVLEQGYRASALRYLLISVHYRKQLRFSWASLQQAEEALKRLMDFLARLDTIAGDGPPHEDITARVEAARVEFGRMLASDVNVPGAMGVMFDLVRSLNATIDRGGVNAADVPSIREAFEAFDRVLGVIALRRREDAAPPVPVEEIERAIADRQAARRRRDFGEADRIRAELDARGILLEDGPAGTRWKRK, encoded by the coding sequence ATGCGCCTGTACAACACGTTGAGTCGGCACGAAGAAACGTTCGTCCCAGGCGATGGACGCACCGTTCGCTTGTACGCCTGCGGGCTCACGGTCTACGCGCGCGGGCACGTCGGCAACTTCCGGACCTTCGTCGCCGTCGACGTGCTGCGCCGCGTCCTGAAGCACTGGGAGGGCTACGACGTCCGGCACGTCATGAACTTCACCGACGTCGACGACCGCACCATCGCCGAGTCGCAGAAGGCCGGGGTGCCCCTGCGCGAGTACACCGGCCGGTTCATCGAGGCGTTTCGCGAGGACGCGGCCGCCCTGGGGCTCGAGCCGGTCGAGGAGTCGCCGCGCGCGACCGACGAGGCCAACCTCCAGGCGATGGCCGACATGGTGCTCGCGCTCGAGGCCCGAGGGCACACGTACCGCAGCGAGGGGTCGGTGTACTTCCGCATCGCCACGCTCGCCGACTACGGCAAGCTCGTGCGCCTCGACCACGAGGGCATCAAGCCCGGGGCGAGGATCGATGCGGACAAGTACGACAAGGAGAACGCGCGCGACTTCGTGCTCTGGAAGGCGACGAAGGCCGGCGAGCCCACGTGGGACTACGGGTGCGGCCCGGGCCGCCCGGGGTGGCACATCGAGTGCTCGGCGATGGCGCGCCGTCTGCTCGGCGACACCATCGACATCCACGCGGGCGGCGTCGACCTGATCTTCCCGCATCACGAGAACGAGATCGCGCAGAGCGAGGGCGCCACGGGCAAGCCCTTCGCCCGCTTCTGGTTCCACGTCGAGCACCTCATCCTCGACGACGGCGAGAAGATGTCGAAGTCGCTCGGCAACATCTTCGTCGTCCGCGACGTGCTCGAGCAGGGGTACCGCGCGTCGGCGCTGCGGTACCTCCTGATCTCGGTGCACTACCGCAAGCAGCTGCGGTTCTCGTGGGCCAGCCTGCAGCAGGCCGAGGAAGCGCTGAAGAGGTTGATGGACTTCCTGGCGAGGCTCGACACGATCGCCGGCGACGGCCCTCCGCACGAGGACATCACGGCGCGGGTCGAGGCGGCGCGGGTCGAGTTCGGTCGGATGCTCGCGAGCGACGTCAACGTGCCGGGTGCGATGGGCGTGATGTTCGACCTCGTGCGGTCGTTGAACGCGACGATCGATCGCGGCGGCGTCAACGCCGCCGACGTGCCCTCGATCCGCGAGGCCTTCGAGGCGTTCGACCGCGTGCTCGGCGTCATCGCCCTCCGGCGGCGCGAGGATGCTGCGCCGCCCGTGCCCGTCGAGGAGATCGAGCGGGCGATCGCCGACCGACAGGCGGCGCGGCGGCGCCGTGACTTCGGCGAGGCCGACCGGATCCGCGCCGAGCTCGACGCGCGAGGCATCCTGCTCGAGGACGGTCCGGCCGGCACGCGCTGGAAACGTAAGTAG
- the mazG gene encoding nucleoside triphosphate pyrophosphohydrolase, translated as MTDPAPSSARRVPPPRASSAAPGAEFERLVEIMRLLRSPDGCPWDREQTLASLAPYVLEEAYEVIDAIERGDLEELRDEVGDLIFEGVFLAQVASDEGAFNIGEAVRAIGDKLIRRHPHVFATPGTSPDLDSPAEVKEQWDEIKTRERADAGRSHQSALDGIPRALPAVLTACEMGRHAAKVGFDWPDAAGVLAKVREELDELDAALAAGDRPHAAEELGDLFFSLANLARQLDIEPEGALRAANRKFERRFRAMELDIAERGQRLETLSVDEMEAAWNRVKDAEPRPGGE; from the coding sequence ATGACCGATCCCGCCCCGTCCTCCGCCCGTCGCGTCCCCCCGCCGCGAGCGTCCTCGGCCGCTCCCGGTGCCGAGTTCGAACGGCTCGTCGAGATCATGCGCCTGCTCCGCTCGCCCGACGGGTGCCCGTGGGACCGGGAGCAGACGCTGGCGTCGCTCGCGCCGTACGTGCTCGAAGAGGCGTACGAGGTGATCGACGCCATCGAGCGCGGCGACCTCGAGGAACTGCGCGACGAAGTCGGCGACCTCATCTTCGAAGGGGTGTTCCTGGCGCAGGTCGCGAGCGACGAAGGGGCGTTCAACATCGGCGAAGCGGTGCGCGCCATCGGCGACAAGCTGATCCGACGACATCCGCACGTCTTCGCCACGCCGGGCACGAGCCCCGACCTCGACTCGCCGGCCGAGGTGAAAGAACAGTGGGACGAGATCAAGACGCGCGAACGGGCCGACGCTGGCCGGAGCCACCAAAGCGCCCTCGACGGCATCCCCCGTGCCCTGCCGGCAGTGCTCACCGCCTGCGAGATGGGCCGCCACGCGGCCAAGGTCGGGTTCGACTGGCCCGATGCGGCCGGGGTGCTGGCCAAGGTCCGTGAGGAGCTCGACGAGCTCGACGCCGCGCTCGCGGCCGGCGACCGGCCGCACGCCGCCGAAGAGCTCGGCGACCTCTTCTTCTCGCTCGCCAACCTCGCCCGCCAGCTCGACATCGAGCCCGAGGGCGCCCTGCGGGCGGCCAACCGGAAGTTCGAGCGCCGGTTCCGGGCCATGGAGCTCGACATCGCGGAACGTGGACAGCGTCTCGAGACGCTGAGCGTCGACGAGATGGAGGCCGCATGGAACCGGGTGAAAGACGCCGAGCCGCGTCCGGGGGGCGAGTAG
- a CDS encoding bifunctional riboflavin kinase/FAD synthetase, whose product MALGGFDVIHFPDDPRPAGWRAPVIAIGNFDGLHRGHQKIVERVCRQAFERALTPVVLTFDPHPPRVLRPDKAPPLIMTMRQKLEALGRAGIGGVAVVRFTPEVSQWEPEAFVERILVDWLRASEVWVGGNFLFGRDRSGNYSTLRSLGGRYGFRAEKIDPVRYKEFVVSSTRVRRLVSEGRVDEAGALLGHHYAIDGDIVAGDGRGRQIGFPTANLATANELLPPHGVYATIAVVDGRFLPAITNVGIRPTFGESATPTIETHLFGETRDLYGRPMRLAFVLRLRDERTFPSIDALRAQIATDCARAEALFGRISL is encoded by the coding sequence GTGGCACTCGGCGGCTTCGACGTGATTCACTTCCCCGACGACCCGCGCCCGGCTGGCTGGCGGGCGCCGGTCATCGCCATCGGCAACTTCGACGGCCTTCATCGCGGCCACCAGAAGATCGTCGAGCGCGTCTGCCGCCAGGCGTTCGAACGCGCGCTGACGCCGGTGGTGCTGACCTTCGACCCGCATCCTCCGCGCGTGCTGCGTCCCGACAAGGCGCCGCCCCTCATCATGACCATGCGGCAGAAGCTCGAGGCTCTCGGTCGCGCGGGCATCGGCGGGGTGGCGGTGGTGCGTTTCACGCCCGAGGTCTCCCAGTGGGAGCCCGAGGCGTTCGTCGAGCGGATCCTGGTCGACTGGCTGCGGGCGAGCGAGGTGTGGGTCGGCGGCAACTTCCTCTTCGGGCGCGACCGCTCGGGCAACTACTCGACACTGCGGTCGCTCGGCGGGCGGTACGGATTCCGCGCCGAGAAGATCGATCCCGTCCGCTACAAGGAGTTCGTCGTGAGCAGCACGCGCGTGCGGCGTCTCGTGAGCGAGGGGCGCGTCGACGAGGCCGGGGCCCTGCTCGGGCATCACTACGCGATTGACGGCGACATCGTCGCCGGCGACGGTCGCGGCCGGCAGATTGGGTTCCCGACCGCAAACCTCGCGACGGCGAACGAGTTGCTGCCGCCGCACGGGGTGTACGCGACCATCGCGGTGGTCGACGGGCGCTTCCTGCCGGCCATCACGAACGTCGGTATCCGGCCGACGTTTGGCGAGTCTGCGACGCCGACGATCGAGACGCACCTCTTCGGCGAGACGCGCGATCTCTATGGGCGGCCCATGCGGCTGGCGTTCGTCCTGCGCCTGCGCGACGAGCGCACCTTTCCCTCGATCGACGCGCTCCGGGCGCAGATCGCCACCGACTGCGCCAGGGCCGAGGCACTCTTCGGCCGAATTTCGCTGTAG
- a CDS encoding acetyl ornithine aminotransferase family protein: MPVPRIITSLPGPNARAIIEADARFVSPSYTRDYPLVIARGEGAVVEDVDGNLFLDCTAGIAVTSTGHSHPDVVAAIVEQARRFLHMSGTDFYYEPQVRLAERIAEIVPIEGDVRSFFSNSGAEAIEAAIKLARYSTKRPFILAFLGSFHGRTLGALSLTASKAVQRRGFGPVAPGVFHAPYADCYRCPLGLRPDTCQAECLGTLEDQVLVHLVSPEDVAAVVVEPIQGEGGYLVPPAQFHQRLQALCRRHGILIVADEVQSGMGRTGKMFASEHFGLTPDVVAMAKGIASGMPLGVTSARADVMAWPPGAHASTFGGNPVSCAAALATIRLLTDSLIENAAAVGSHLMAGLAGLAARHPLIGDVRGKGLMIGIELVRDRATKERATTERNAVVHEAFRRGLLVLGAGRNALRLSPPLVLTKAQADVALRILDEAIGAVESQRP; encoded by the coding sequence ATGCCCGTTCCGCGAATCATCACCTCGTTGCCCGGCCCGAACGCCCGCGCGATCATCGAGGCCGACGCCCGGTTCGTGTCGCCCTCCTACACGCGCGACTACCCCCTGGTCATCGCGCGCGGCGAGGGCGCCGTCGTCGAGGACGTCGACGGCAACCTGTTCCTCGACTGCACGGCGGGCATCGCCGTCACCTCGACGGGCCACTCGCACCCGGACGTCGTTGCCGCCATCGTCGAGCAGGCCCGGCGATTCCTGCACATGTCGGGCACGGACTTCTACTACGAGCCTCAGGTCCGGCTGGCGGAGCGCATCGCCGAGATCGTGCCCATCGAGGGAGACGTGCGCTCGTTCTTCTCGAACTCCGGGGCGGAAGCGATCGAGGCCGCCATCAAGCTGGCGCGGTACTCGACGAAGCGGCCCTTCATCCTGGCCTTCCTCGGCTCGTTCCACGGGCGCACGCTCGGCGCCCTGTCGCTCACGGCGAGCAAGGCCGTGCAGCGCCGGGGGTTCGGGCCCGTGGCGCCGGGCGTGTTCCACGCGCCGTACGCCGACTGTTACCGCTGCCCGCTCGGGCTGCGCCCCGACACCTGTCAGGCCGAGTGCCTCGGCACGCTCGAAGACCAGGTCCTGGTCCATCTCGTGTCGCCCGAAGACGTCGCGGCCGTGGTGGTCGAGCCGATCCAGGGCGAAGGGGGATACCTCGTGCCGCCGGCGCAGTTTCATCAGCGGCTGCAGGCGCTCTGCCGGCGCCACGGCATCCTGATCGTCGCCGACGAGGTGCAGTCGGGTATGGGTCGGACGGGGAAGATGTTCGCGTCGGAGCACTTCGGCCTCACGCCCGACGTCGTGGCGATGGCCAAGGGCATCGCCTCGGGCATGCCGCTCGGCGTGACGTCGGCGCGCGCCGACGTCATGGCCTGGCCGCCTGGAGCGCACGCGAGCACCTTCGGCGGCAACCCCGTGTCGTGCGCGGCGGCGCTTGCGACGATCCGGTTGCTGACCGATTCGCTCATCGAGAACGCGGCCGCCGTCGGTTCGCACCTGATGGCGGGCCTCGCCGGGCTCGCGGCTCGTCACCCGTTGATTGGCGACGTGCGGGGGAAGGGCCTGATGATCGGCATCGAGCTCGTGCGCGACCGGGCGACGAAGGAGCGCGCGACGACAGAACGCAACGCCGTGGTGCACGAGGCGTTCCGGCGGGGCCTGTTGGTGCTCGGTGCCGGCCGCAACGCGCTCCGGCTCTCGCCGCCGCTGGTGTTGACCAAGGCGCAGGCCGACGTCGCGCTGCGGATCCTCGACGAAGCGATCGGTGCCGTCGAGTCACAGCGTCCGTAG
- a CDS encoding DUF1844 domain-containing protein, producing MLASEHMEQQPGVTFANFIVSLGATAAIHLGDVADPSVGTTQVNLPAAGQMIDILAMLQEKTKGNLAADEQQLVDDLLYELRMRYIEASQQDRRIITP from the coding sequence ATGCTAGCATCGGAGCACATGGAGCAGCAGCCCGGCGTCACCTTCGCCAACTTCATCGTGTCACTCGGCGCCACGGCGGCCATCCACCTCGGCGACGTGGCCGACCCCAGCGTCGGGACGACGCAGGTCAACCTGCCGGCCGCGGGGCAGATGATCGACATCCTCGCCATGCTGCAGGAGAAGACCAAGGGGAACCTGGCCGCCGACGAGCAGCAGCTCGTCGACGACCTGCTGTACGAGCTGCGCATGCGCTACATCGAGGCCAGCCAGCAGGACCGGCGCATCATCACGCCGTGA